From the genome of Anguilla rostrata isolate EN2019 unplaced genomic scaffold, ASM1855537v3 scaf0490, whole genome shotgun sequence, one region includes:
- the LOC135246546 gene encoding membrane-spanning 4-domains subfamily A member 12-like, whose product MRTKEGTICKMASSTQSGFVVVTPMYPQQSGPTAPAFGTTPHVSSALGNFLKGDPKALGTVQIMIGVLDILFGITMAVYADSIGFYSGIVFWGALIYISSGALSVAANNKLNKCLVSSDH is encoded by the exons AGGGCACTATTTGTAAAATGGCCAGCTCAACACAGAGTGGATTTGTGGTCGTCACCCCGATGTACCCTCAGCAAAGTGGTCCTACTGCACCAGCTTTCGGCACTACCCCACATGTTTCCTCTGCGTTGGGAAACTTTCTGAAAGGAGATCCAAAGGCACTGGGG acaGTGCAAATAATGATTGGAGTGCTGGACATATTATTTGGCATCACAATGGCCGTCTATGCTGACAGCATTGGTTTTTACTCTGGGATTGTTTTCTGGGGAGCGCTTATT TACATTTCCTCAGGAGCTCTGAGTGTTGCTGCGAACAACAAACTGAACAAATGCCTGGTGAGTTCTGATCACTGA